One Hevea brasiliensis isolate MT/VB/25A 57/8 chromosome 6, ASM3005281v1, whole genome shotgun sequence genomic window, CAGTACTTCTGTTCTATTAAATACTCTGCACAGGCAATGAAATCTGTGAAAGTATTTTTTTTCTTCAACAACTTTCCATTCTCGTACCACTGCCTCCCCATTTCACCACCTCCACGAACGTGAGCTATTGCGAAGATAAAGCTACGATCCAATAAAGACAGCCTTGATGCCTTGAATGTGGGATCTATGCTCATCTATTCATGATACATAATTCTATTAAGAAAGTTCGAACAGAATTTTATAATGCAAATTCAACATCTTAATGCAAGAATGAAAAGGAAATACCAAGGTTTCATAAAAGGGCATTATGTCTCCCATCTAGATCACAATGGAAAAGTGGCTAGCTGATACAGGATGTGAAGATTCGGGATAAAGAAGGTGATTTTGGGATATGCAAGTGTCTCGCTGAAACAAATATGTCCCATGCAAAACACTTGAAACACAATAATTTCCTCCATGGAATAATGTGCATCGCATGCAGGGTAAAAAAAAAGGCAGGGGAGGAGGTGGCGTGGAGAGTTgccaattattattttaatactgATTAAagacatttaatttttaaattattcatTATAGTTTCGGTCATAAACTCATAATACTACAACATTATAACCAACACTCATATTGCAACCAATAACATTATTTGAAACCCGGACTTAGACAGTAACATGCACTCACAACTAAAGCATGCAACTGATGGGCAATaaaatcatgaaattaaattttttttatcaaaccaTATCTACAAAAATTTCTCATGAAACAGGAATTTAAAAGGTGATCAAATGGAACCTGACAATAGGCAAGACAACAGACATAAAACTTATGCTTATTAACTATTCctaaatcaaaataataaagGCAAGAAACATGAGATGACATGAACATATTCTACTTTTGAATAACGTACTGCCAGCAATTAAAAGATAATACAAAGATGCATTACTAAAATATCTCAATAATATGCAACAGAAACTTCATTCACATTTTTTTATCATGTTTAAATACTACATAAAAAACCAACCACTGCTAGTACACACTACTTTTTACACAAAGATCAACAATTTATTCCACCTGTTCTTATATTACCTCATATGAACCATATCCATAAAGCAGTAATGGATGAGAACCATCAAGTTTCACAAGATCCTTCCTGTAAACAATTGACAAAGGAATCTGGGTCCCATCTGAAGCTGTGGCCCATTTTCTTTCAGTAACATAATTAGATGAATCAAAACCTCCCAAGACCTGAATAAAACGGTGAACAGAGATACTGCATGTGATGATCAGATGACAATTTCTATATAATAATAATTGATAACAATTAAACTAATAAAACATTAGAGGGAAGATGCATTAATAACAAATATCACACCAAAAATATATCTAAAGGACTAgcattgacaatttacaatagaTATACTATTTATTTCTTACTGAAAGTAACTTGATTTgaactatttaaaatttaacgATTTTGATCCAAAATACTGTATTTAATCTGTCTTGCTTAAACTATTACTTCGGTTTGCATTTTTCGGACAGTTGGCCAAATAATATGAACACACAAACAGCCATTGACTTGATAGATTATTCATCTTTCAGATGATTCTCTCTTGGTTCTTTTGTTGCTCTTGCATAGCAGATGCTCTCTATAGTCTATCCTCAAACTTTTTAACCTATTGGTTGGCACCCACTTTGATCCCTTAATTTTAATGCAGTTTTCTATAcatagagaagaaaaaaaaaagggaaagatgTTCAAAATTCTGGGCTCATTAAATACTCAAGCCTATATTGAGATAAAAAAGACAGGTATTACATAAAAGCTCATATGTGAAATGTACGTACAAATATAGAGTGTAGACACATAGATAACTGAGAAACTATATCCTAATATTAACATTATCCAAGAGTTTctctaaatacataaaataaatttaactttcaaAGAAACAAGTTATGAACAATTTGTTTGGTATTAATTTTACAAGAATACCCCACACAAGGAAATACATAATAAAAGAAAAGCAAAAAAGACAACTCAATAATTTTGTCCCATGAAACATACAGGGAAAAAGGAATTGGTCTCAAATAGACTTGAATGACAAAAAAAGGATCCATATAGCCTACcccaactagtttgggattaagaCTTAGTTGTTATTGTGTTGTAGGATAATGGGAAAATGTCCTTAGATGATAACAATTAttctttttcaagaaaaaaaaataaaaaaaggcctCATGCAAAAGATCAGGTAAGACAACTAAGCCTCAAGTTACATAGATGTACCACAAAAAATTCAAGTGAATGGTAATATGTCAAAAGCAATTTTTCATGACTTACTATGTCAACCTTCTTCAGAACAGAAGTGCCTGTATTCATATCATATTCATACACAGAACGAGGTGTCCTCAATGAGCTATATGAAAACCTCAAAATGCTGGAAGAAAACTCGGATTCTTCTGAATCCACACAATATACAGGGTCAACGAAGTCAACAGCCCGACCTCCTTTAAGACTTGTAAGTGGCTCATCAATAGCTGGAAGGCGATATGCTGTTATTTTGGGTAGACCATTTTCACGCTCATACACAGCCAGATGGTCAGCAAAGAGTTGTACATCCCAAATTTTTATACTGGACAAAATCCAATGATAAGCATAAGCAATGACAACTGAATATACTATGTTTGTGGTTACGTTTAGTAATAAATGTGCAAGGGCTGTGGAAACTAGTAGCAATAAAGTAACATTGAACAAGACAACAAACAATTAAAAAAAGCATTTATGCAGCTTGGAGGTAAAGCTCTATTTTTAAtccaaattaaaaggaaaatcttAATATCATAAGAAAGTCAAATTTACCTTTCCCTGTGAGGAATAAGAACCGTAGTTGCAGAAATATTGTCCACTGGACAGGCTAGGAGCTCTGAATTGAAAAGCTCATCAGTTCTCCTCCGAACAAAGAAATGATTTCCACGATGGCTGACTGATGTATCAATGCCATCTACACGAGGTGTCAAAAACTTGGCACCATCTTCAGGCATGGAAACATCAATATAGAAGACAAACCTTGTATTTCGGCTGTCAGATACAACGAACAAATACTTTTCACTCTCTGAAGCTTGAAGATCCAAACCAAATTTATCATCTTTCTCATGATAAAGGCAAGAGTCACTTGATTGATCTGTCCCCAACTTATGCAACCACACCTAGAAAATGAAACAAAGCCACGTCCATCTCAATATATCAAAAAATAAAAGGTAAATAGAGTTCTATTCGAAAAGGTAAGCTAAAAGATGAACTCTGACACATTGCGATTTTCATTGCAATTTTCATTTACTGTGAAGGTTGAAACCAAAAAGATGACCTCTGACACATTGCAATAATAAGCATGCCAATAGGGCCACAGGgaattttcaaaaataaaaaaaaatcttggcGCTTAATTTTTATGGGGACAGGTGTTGAAGAGATATGACTTGCATGTTGTATGCACAAGAGGGATATGGTGCAAGAACAGAACCAAGAGTCACAAGATGCAAAACCATAGGTCAGAATACAGAACACAAAGTAATCCAGTCTCTCCAGAAACATGTACAGAGCTGTAGCAACAATTTGGAGGGAGTAATTGCCAGGACCAATTACTTGAGCGGTGAAAAGAAAGTGCTCTTTTGAATGATGAAGCAATCAGTCCTAAAGATAGGGCTTGAAATACGATAGAAATACCTTGTCAGCCCGATGTATCTCATCCATTGTGATGTAAACCAAAAAATCATTGCCAGCCCACTCAAGAGAAGATGTTACACCTGTCAGAGGCTTCCCAACAGGAGATTGAGTCTCCACATCAATGACATAAACAGTGTAAATTTCATCTCCCTTGGTGTCTTCTGCATATGCAACCAGTTTATGATTTGGACTAACCTGAAAAAAGGGTTGGAAAGTCAAatctttaagtaataaaaaatgaGAATACTATAATCTAGTAACATGAAAATAAGTGGTCAACTTAACCTTGAAAGCACCAATGCTGTAATATTCATGCCCTTGAGCCTTGACATTCTCATCCAGTATAACATGCTCGGGAGGATCATTAGGTCCGGTTGGCATTACATCATAGACTGAAGGTGGGACTtcgttattagatgtatagcgaCGGCAATGCTGAACATACTCCTTCCCTTCCAAAGTCCTTGTATAGTAATAGTAAGGCCCTTTTCTTCTTGGTGCAGATATATCATCCTCCTTGATTCGCCCTCTTATTTCAGCGAAAAGCTGCTGCTCAAATTGTTTTGTTCCTGAAATTGTTACACAGAACATTTGTGATCTCAACAAGAATGTGGTATAATTCTAACAAATCATGAATGACCTAGTTCTCTGATTGAGATGCAGAgagaaataaattatttcatcAGAAAACAGAAGAAAGAAAGGTAAATTTGTGGTAAGTTATTTGAATATAATCGAATAGCTTTTATATTTAACTTGTGATATATGACTTAGCTATGAGGAGCAAAGAGAAGTAAAACATTGTTTATGCCTTAAAGCGATCATTTTCAGGAGTCTTATCAATACAACAAAAATGCAAAATCAAAGAATTCCTACCTGATTGAAAGCTTAATTCAACAGATACACAATTAGAATGAAAACTGTACTCTATGGTAGAGAGCGACGAGGAGCATATCATATCCGTGGAAAACGAGTATAAAGAAGATGAGAGTGTTGAAGAATTTATACCAGACATGAAGGAGTCGGTGTAGGCATTCTCCTCTTGGAGGTGGGAAAGGATCTCAGGATTGGAGCGAGAGTCATCGCGGAGCCAGTAGTGGTGGTCCACTCTGACATCTCCAAACAACTCCATCACATGGTCCACCTTCTTGGCGACCGGCGGCGACTTCATCGGGGTGGTTGACGACATGGAGGAGATGTTAAGAGCCGGTGCAGGAAGAAGAGGAAATTTTGAAGCGAACGATGATGTTGTCAGAAATGAGACGCGGAAGAGCGTCGCAGAAAGGCACGCAAAACTAAGCCGGACAAATCGATGTTTATGGCAGAAGAGACGGCAGTGAGAGCGATAATGCAACATCGTTTCCCTTTTATAGATAGAACAGAGGCTTTGTGTACCGCCTCATTCTGGTCTGCTAATGAGCATTCATTTCCATATCAATgcttatttaattttctaaatatgtATCTTAAAAAAAATATCTTAACTAAGAAAATATTTGATATTCTATATTAATGTTTAGAGGAAATTAGATGGAAAAGGaaagaattttttatttaaataacaattaaagaaagaaaagggtAAAAATTAGATTTCTTTATTTCTCTTCAAatctctaaaaaaaataaaagatggaGAGAGCAATGATAAAGTAAAGTGAAAATTATAAAAGCTAAAGTTCAGAACGTTCCATGGAAACTAAAATTATATGACaagcatataataataataataataataataataataataaatttattttattattttcatcGCACAATCAAAAATCAAACAAAAGCTGGAGTTCTCAACTCTCCTTTACTCAACAGGAATGGGCCAAAACTCCATTAAAGTTTAATCCTTTTATGGTGCCAAAAGTTACACATTTGAATTCACGATTCAACTAACATAAGAAATAGAAACGGAAATGCGTCAGCCAATTCCTTTCTTTTTTTCCTAAAAAGATAAAAGAATTTATAGTCataatgataattttattacgaaatagaaataaattaaataattaaaatctacACACCATAGAAGCACAAagtaattaagtaaataaatttgaCTAACTTAGGTACATAATTCCTTAAGTCTACTACATATCATCATACCGTGGGGAATCAAAACGcactatttaaaactcaaaaaCTTTGAATTTTATAGCAACTCTAGTTACTTCCTGAAATCAAGACAAGGCAATATAATACTCCAATAAATGATCCCATATAATGCAAGAAACAATGGAATTAAAGTCAATTGTTGGAGATAATGAAATAACAGAAAAGACTACTAATACACCACTTAATTCATAGGTATGGGGTATGATAAGAAACTTGAAAATAACTTAAAaaggagggaaaaaaaaaaaaagggaggagGGGGGCGCGGGCCATGATCTAATTAAAAACAATGTAACAATTAGAAACCATACTACACAAGCCACAAATACCAAAAGCAACCTAATGTGGGTGGAAAATTCCAACCCAAGCAAATGCAAGGTCCACCTGCAAAACATGTAAAAGTAAGGACGTATTCTCCCAGCTTTTCCCTTGCAACTCTTTCCCAACAATAAGCAGTCACACCACTTTTTTACAAGCAGCGCGGCAAATGAATCCCTCATCATAAGAAATAAGGAACTCCTGTTCTGGGTCCTCTCATCTGGTTGTTCTCCTCTGTTTCAGTGAAAAATTTCACATCTCTCTCCTAAAAAAATAACACAAAAATGAGCATGATTACACAAGATAAGGTACTATCCATAAATTAAAGAATGCTCGAGGTTGAAAAGCATGAGCATGTACCCATGTTAATCTAAGCACATGgacaaattattattttaattacaaCAGCACTAACTGTTTAGCAATTGATTCAATGCATAGACAGCCACAATTTGAATGCATAGGCACAAGCAGTTACGGGAGACTACAGGATAAAGAACATATTAACCACCATTGTTCAGCCCCCAACTAAATGGACCTTCTTAACTacagagaaaagggaaagaaacagaaAGCTAATGCTGTTTTTATGGTCCAAATAGCATGAAAATGTTCACTTTACAAAACTTGCTCCCAATATATTATTACACACAAGAGGCCCACTAAATATTACAGTACTCAGGATAGAATCCCTACAAGCCCAGCAAGACAATTGTGGGCATTTCAGCATATAATCTAATTGCAAGAGAGCAGAAAAGGTAAAGCTGGTAACAGAGAACTATGGCGTCATTAACAGACTATAGCAATATTATTCAACAATATTTATGAGTAGCTTGGCTAGGCCTAATATGTGCTCCGTTGTGGATAAAAGCCATTCCACTTATTGTGCCTGCAAGATTAACATTTCATCTACCAGGAATGCAGAAGAATAAAGGATAGTTGGCAGTCCTACAACTGTTTTGAGTTGTCCTTTTATTCTGATATTTTGCAAAATTTAGGTTCAGACATTTGACAACAAGCTTACATTACATGCCCATGAACAGGTAGATATCCTAGGATgccataacattacaaatgtcatTCAGATCACAATCTAATTTCTTCCCTTGGTCATCCACAAAAAATGACAGCATGTAAGCTTACAATACTTACCATGCTCTCATTGAAGCTCAATATAGAAGCAACATTCCCACAGCGATAGCAGTAATTTGGTGCAGACCAGACCTGCAAATTAATGAACCAAACCATTTTACCAAACTGCTTAAATATATTTGGCAATCATATGGGCGAGGAAGGTCCAGAGTCTTTACAGTTACTAAGCCTTTATCTTGAAACATGTACTTCAGACCTTCTTGTACCAGTTGGTGTGCTCGACAAACCAGATCAAGATTGTTAATGTGATTGAACTGCAGGAAAAAGACAAAAACGTAAGATTGATAGGACACTATTCTATTAAAGTTGATACCAGATTACATTACCTCAGAAGTAACCCTGGATCCAAATAGCCAACCTGCTCCTCGGGGACTAACTGCCCATGTTTCAATATCTTCGGGATCACTCCACATTAGATCACAGAATGGCCCTTCATGTGGAATTTCACAATTGCGTTCGATTACTCTTATCTGTCAAGTAACAGGCAAAATGCCAGATTTCACATCACCATCCATGAGAAGAGAAGAAAGAACTAGCAGTTCAAAGAACATCCAAACAAGTACATAAATGTCTAAATGCAACACCCAAACTCCTAATAACTGCAATTATGTTTCATACACAAAAAATCACAACAGTCTAAGGAGTCTCTTTCTATGCACACATGCACTTACATTAAAAAGTGGGTTACATGCAAGGCTTTAAATAACAGAATCAGAAATATTTTGGAATAAAAAAAATAGTGTAACAGAATCAACTGCCACTATCTTGAATTGTTTTCTGAGCATAAACCTAAATGAAAGCTTACTATGCATTGGGTTGAAAGAATAAAAAGACCAGCCCATGTTATAGGTTAGGTCTTCAAAAGGTAATTAAAGAAAAACACATTCTGTcgttctccctctctctctctctctctcctcttcatcttaAGCCACTCCTCTTCCTCCTCCCTTATTCATCTTCATCAaggtttaaaatgaaaaaaaaaaaattctaagcaAAAGATCTGTCGATTCAAACATTGTAAATACCCACTATCCAAGTACAACCCCCACCCTTTTTTTCCCTTACTCTTCTTGTTCTTGTTTTCCCCCTCGCCCATCCTCCTTCTTTGGCCAACTGTTTCAGCTGGTACACCTTTATTTAAACCGGCTGCAATGGCCATTACACCTGATATAGTGCCATTTTGCAGTGATTTCTGAATCACAGTGGATTCACGGGAAAAAACATGATTGCCCTTCAAATACCTGTTAAATATCAGCTGTTATGTAGTCAAAACCCTGGCTACATATCTATGATGatatgtgaatacaatgacttggAAGTTTGATTTGAAACTTGGCGAACATTTTTCTATACAAGGGGGAAATTTCTGGAAGAAAAATGCAACGTATGAGTTAAGATTTATTCCTCATTTGTTTATCAGAAAAACCCCAAAAGAAACATCTACATTTAATGCAAATAAATCCAAAGATGGAGAACAGATTGTTGAGAGAGAAAATGTGTAGAATGTAACAGAAAAACTGAAACATTTACAATGTATTGCTACCAATACATGAATTTCTGGTAACAATGAAAGGAAGGACAAAACGCACCTGATCGATTGTTCGGATGTCAGGAGAAAGGCCACCATGGACACAAAGCACCTACAACATAAAAAGTGAGATTGAAATCCAGATTTAACAATGCAGACTGTAAAAGTAAAACACATGCAAATTCAAGCATAGATACATACTAAAAAATAAGTAGTGAAAGGGGGAAGGGAAAAGAGGCTTACAGTGCCATCTATGATTGCTGAGAGTGTTAGATAATCAAAAACATCAGTACAATACCGCCATGCGTTGGCATTACCATACTTCCTCTGGCACTCATCGTAGAAGCCATACACCtagcaaaaataaaaatttagagttAGAAATATCAGAGACCAAAAAGCTACTGCAAATATGAGATCATGGGATAGAAATCCCACAATATGCACATTTCTCATTCCTTGTGTGCTGTAGCTGCATTGAATGCATTGCCAATAACAAAATCCAGAATTGACAGAACCCAGATATTTCTGGACAGAACAACTATTAACTGTACTCCAGAATATTCTTTAAAAACCACTTGAAATTGACATCAAGAGTGAGAAGGCCtccaaaattaataaaaacataaagCAAATTCCTGTTCTGGAGTTTGACTCAAGCTATAAAGTAAGGTTAGTGAAAGACTAAAAATTCCAATAAATGTCTATCCATTGATACATCATACATGGTATCCAGTCAACCCAACAAAATTACAATTAGACCTCAGATAGAGAGAGTTTGCACTTTTTGATAGTCTTAAAATTATTTCATTTCCAGTAGAAAAATCAATTCTCTGaacaaattatcataatttaactAAATGTATACCTGAGTTAGTTGCCGGCTTTCATGATTTCCTCGTAAAAGTGTGATGTTAGCTGGATATCTATAAATACAGCCAGTAAAAGATAGATAAAGCAATATTAGATAAGCAAGTCAGCAATAGAAGCAAAATTTAAGTTTACTTCATAAAACAACTTTCCATGCAAATGTTCCCAAAACTATCAATAGCTTGACAAATTTGCAATGTTTTAGATTTTGAGCCTTTGTGGAGACAACCAACAATTGACAACATTTGAAACTATCTGGTTGGCAACATAGCAAGATATCAAATGATCTCGGGACAATATTGGCAAAATAGTTTTTCTATAGTTCTACAGTCACAATCACAAAGGTACACAAGCCGTA contains:
- the LOC110666611 gene encoding uncharacterized protein LOC110666611 isoform X2, with the protein product MLHYRSHCRLFCHKHRFVRLSFACLSATLFRVSFLTTSSFASKFPLLPAPALNISSMSSTTPMKSPPVAKKVDHVMELFGDVRVDHHYWLRDDSRSNPEILSHLQEENAYTDSFMSGTKQFEQQLFAEIRGRIKEDDISAPRRKGPYYYYTRTLEGKEYVQHCRRYTSNNEVPPSVYDVMPTGPNDPPEHVILDENVKAQGHEYYSIGAFKVSPNHKLVAYAEDTKGDEIYTVYVIDVETQSPVGKPLTGVTSSLEWAGNDFLVYITMDEIHRADKVWLHKLGTDQSSDSCLYHEKDDKFGLDLQASESEKYLFVVSDSRNTRFVFYIDVSMPEDGAKFLTPRVDGIDTSVSHRGNHFFVRRRTDELFNSELLACPVDNISATTVLIPHRESIKIWDVQLFADHLAVYERENGLPKITAYRLPAIDEPLTSLKGGRAVDFVDPVYCVDSEESEFSSSILRFSYSSLRTPRSVYEYDMNTGTSVLKKVDIVLGGFDSSNYVTERKWATASDGTQIPLSIVYRKDLVKLDGSHPLLLYGYGSYEMSIDPTFKASRLSLLDRSFIFAIAHVRGGGEMGRQWYENGKLLKKKNTFTDFIACAEYLIEQKYCSKEKLCIEGRSAGGLLIGSVLNMRPDLFKAAIAGVPFVDVLTTMLDPSIPLTTEEWEEWGDPQKEEFYFYMKSYSPVDNVNPQNYPHILVTAGLHDPRVMYSEPAKFVAKLRDMKTDHNVLLFKCELGAGHFSKSGSSQIWVLEILSSQGKEEAAKMKECLNETGCIVFILV
- the LOC110666611 gene encoding uncharacterized protein LOC110666611 isoform X1, with translation MLHYRSHCRLFCHKHRFVRLSFACLSATLFRVSFLTTSSFASKFPLLPAPALNISSMSSTTPMKSPPVAKKVDHVMELFGDVRVDHHYWLRDDSRSNPEILSHLQEENAYTDSFMSGTKQFEQQLFAEIRGRIKEDDISAPRRKGPYYYYTRTLEGKEYVQHCRRYTSNNEVPPSVYDVMPTGPNDPPEHVILDENVKAQGHEYYSIGAFKVSPNHKLVAYAEDTKGDEIYTVYVIDVETQSPVGKPLTGVTSSLEWAGNDFLVYITMDEIHRADKVWLHKLGTDQSSDSCLYHEKDDKFGLDLQASESEKYLFVVSDSRNTRFVFYIDVSMPEDGAKFLTPRVDGIDTSVSHRGNHFFVRRRTDELFNSELLACPVDNISATTVLIPHRESIKIWDVQLFADHLAVYERENGLPKITAYRLPAIDEPLTSLKGGRAVDFVDPVYCVDSEESEFSSSILRFSYSSLRTPRSVYEYDMNTGTSVLKKVDIVLGGFDSSNYVTERKWATASDGTQIPLSIVYRKDLVKLDGSHPLLLYGYGSYEMSIDPTFKASRLSLLDRSFIFAIAHVRGGGEMGRQWYENGKLLKKKNTFTDFIACAEYLIEQKYCSKEKLCIEGRSAGGLLIGSVLNMRPDLFKAAIAGVPFVDVLTTMLDPSIPLTTEEWEEWGDPQKEEFYFYMKSYSPVDNVNPQNYPHILVTAGLHDPRVMYSEPAKFVAKLRDMKTDHNVLLFKCELGAGHFSKSGRFERLKEDAFTYTFLMKVLNMIPYLGTGQDEEPVCRSSANSA
- the LOC110666612 gene encoding phytochrome-associated serine/threonine-protein phosphatase isoform X1, with protein sequence MDLDQWIAKVKEGQHLLEDELQLLCEYVKEILIEESNVQPVNSPVTVCGDIHGQFHDLMKLFQTGGHVPETNYIFMGDFVDRGYNSLEVFTILLLLKARYPANITLLRGNHESRQLTQVYGFYDECQRKYGNANAWRYCTDVFDYLTLSAIIDGTVLCVHGGLSPDIRTIDQIRVIERNCEIPHEGPFCDLMWSDPEDIETWAVSPRGAGWLFGSRVTSEFNHINNLDLVCRAHQLVQEGLKYMFQDKGLVTVWSAPNYCYRCGNVASILSFNESMERDVKFFTETEENNQMRGPRTGVPYFL
- the LOC110666612 gene encoding phytochrome-associated serine/threonine-protein phosphatase isoform X2 — protein: MDLDQWIAKVKEGQHLLEDELQLLCEYPVNSPVTVCGDIHGQFHDLMKLFQTGGHVPETNYIFMGDFVDRGYNSLEVFTILLLLKARYPANITLLRGNHESRQLTQVYGFYDECQRKYGNANAWRYCTDVFDYLTLSAIIDGTVLCVHGGLSPDIRTIDQIRVIERNCEIPHEGPFCDLMWSDPEDIETWAVSPRGAGWLFGSRVTSEFNHINNLDLVCRAHQLVQEGLKYMFQDKGLVTVWSAPNYCYRCGNVASILSFNESMERDVKFFTETEENNQMRGPRTGVPYFL